One Helianthus annuus cultivar XRQ/B chromosome 12, HanXRQr2.0-SUNRISE, whole genome shotgun sequence genomic region harbors:
- the LOC110894260 gene encoding uncharacterized protein LOC110894260 has product MNLDKSWTKITNKVDPNFIRGAIAFAKWAERYADTEGRIHCPCRNCVNARRHVPDVVADHIIQYSFEPTYNVWIYHGEHLPGYETDTDETNSEFEESDNESNDGVGELLDDAFPTGGNTEAGNFRDGTDQRSNPNVEKLFVDMMKPLYPGCDEFSVLGFLLELMNVKVTCKMTNVSMDMILNLFSRAFKDANLPKNHYEAKKYLRTLGLGYESIHACKHDCALFWKENANLQTCPVCSTSRYEENSKGRKKPVKILRYFPITSRLKRLYASRHTAKEMLWHDHYRTKEEGVLRHPADGKAWKHFDTTFPDFANDPRNVRLGLASDGFNPFGAKSLSYSMWPVVLIPYNMPPWKSMVDASFMLALLIPGKDSPGKDIDVFLRPLIDELKLLWDTGVETYDCESKQTFNMRAALLWTINDFPAYGYLSGWSTSGYKACPICNEDASSIYIRDKIAYVGHRRFLPLDHSWRKARDFNGKKETRLAPKPVNGDDCLRQLEHLTIHHHGKHKAHGGKKRKRNPDDLNWSKRSIFFELPYWPKLLIRHNIDVMHVEKNVCENVLGTLLNIEGKTKDTDKARLDLEDMNIRKELHLVRKNDHWVKPHASYVLTRDERKQFCNLLSSVRFPDGYAGNLAKNVNVEDGKVYGLKSHDCHVLIQRIIPIAIRPFMTKQIRDAIVELSLFFKKLTEVTLHVTELEALQKNIVKIMCKLEQIFPPSFFTVMMHLCVHLPQEAILGGPVQSRWMYPIERYLGHLKKYVGNNAKPEGSIAEGYVVEEAITFCSHYLRGVESKLDKRDRNVDKTSSDARSFALDIFRLNGRGVGKKEVHMLPTNLMKKAIWFIFNNCQEVQPYLEEHLQILQNQHPESSDFSEMQQSTFPDWFAKRVREMYALNPSQINEELYALSCLPDNRVSSQRGYIVNGVKFLVKSSDDCRQTQNCGVTVPGVHNDIEDDYYGLILIDEEST; this is encoded by the exons ATGAATTTGGATAAGAGCTGGACTAAAATCACTAATAAAGTAGATCCAAATTTCATAAGAGGAGCCATAGCGTTTGCAAAATGGGCTGAAAGATATGCTGATACTGAAGGTCGGATACATTGTCCATGTAGAAATTGTGTGAATGCAAGAAGACATGTTCCCGATGTTGTTGCTGATCATATCATACAGTATAGTTTTGAACCAACATACAATGTATGGATATATCATGGTGAACATCTGCCAGGTTATGAAACAGACACAGACGAAACAAACAGTGAGTTTGAAGAAAGTGATAACGAATCAAATGACGGTGTTGGTGAGTTACTTGATGATGCTTTTCCTACGGGTGGCAATACTGAAGCCGGAAACTTTAGGGACGGTACTGATCAGCGTAGTAACCCAAATGTGGAGAAGTTATTTGTCGATATGATGAAGCCTTTATACCCAGGGTGTGATGAGTTTTCTGTACTAGGCTTTTTATTGGAGTTGATGAATGTCAAGGTAACATGTAAAATGACAAATGTGTCAATGGATATGATTCTAAATTTATTCAGTCGGGCTTTCAAAGACGCAAACTTGCCCAAGAACCATTATGAAGCGAAAAAGTATTTACGCACTCTTGGACTTGGATACGAATCTATCCATGCGTGTAAACATGATTGTGCATTATTTTGGAAAGAAAATGCAAATTTACAAACTTGTCCGGTGTGTAGCACTAGTCGTTATGAAGAAAATAGTAAAGGGAGGAAGAAGCCGGTAAAAATCTTGCGTTACTTTCCTATCACAAGTAGACTTAAGCGTTTATATGCCTCGAGACACACTGCTAAGGAAATGTTATGGCACGATCATTACAGAACCAAAGAGGAGGGGGTTCTTAGGCATCCGGCTGACGGAAAGGCATGGAAACATTTTGATACAACGTTTCCTGATTTTGCAAATGATCCTAGAAATGTTCGCCTAGGGCTTGCAAGTGACGGTTTCAATCCTTTCGGTGCAAAGAGTCTTTCCTATAGTATGTGGCCTGTTGTGCTCATACCATACAATATGCCTCCTTGGAAGTCTATGGTCGATGCTTCATTTATGTTAGCATTGTTGATTCCTGGAAAAGATTCACCAGGAAAGGATATTGATGTATTTTTACGTCCGCTTATAGATGAGTTGAAACTTCTGTGGGATACGGGTGTTGAAACATATGATTGCGAATCAAAACAGACATTCAACATGCGTGCTGCACTTCTGTGGACAATTAATGATTTTCCTGCGTATGGTTACCTGTCCGGATGGAGCACGAGTGGATACAAGGCATGCCCAATATGCAATGAAGATGCAAGTAGTATATATATACGAGATAAAATAGCATATGTAGGTCATAGGCGATTTCTCCCACTCGATCACTCTTGGAGGAAAGCACGAGATTTCAATGGAAAGAAAGAGACTAGGCTTGCACCTAAACCTGTCAATGGAGATGATTGCTTACGTCAGTTAGAACATCTCACTATACATCATCATGGAAAACATAAGGCTCATGGAGGTAAAAAGAGAAAACGGAACCCAGACGATTTAAACTGGTCAAAGAGAAGCATCTTCTTCGAACTCCCATATTGGCCTAAGTTGTTGATTCGTCACAACATTGACGTGATGCATGTTGAAAAAAATGTGTGTGAGAACGTGTTAGGAACCCTGTTAAACATAGAAGGAAAGACGAAAGACACTGACAAAGCTCGGCTAGATTTGGAAGATATGAACATACGTAAAGAGCTTCACTTGGTGAGGAAGAATGATCACTGGGTGAAACCACATGCTTCGTACGTTTTAACTCGCGATGAGAGAAAACAATTTTGCAATTTACTTAGCTCGGTGCGTTTTCCAGATGGGTATGCTGGAAATTTAGCTAAAAATGTAAATGTTGAGGACGGTAAGGTATATGGGCTTAAATCACATGATTGTCACGTCTTGATACAACGCATCATTCCTATTGCAATTCGTCCCTTTATGACAAAACAAATTCGCGATGCGATAGTGGAGTTGTCTCTATTTTTCAAGAAACTTACTGAAGTCACATTACACGTCACAGAATTGGAAGCGTTACAAAAAAACATAGTCAAGATTATGTGCAAGCTTGAACAAATATTTCCCCCGTCATTTTTTACAGTTATGATGCATTTGTGTGTGCATCTTCCTCAAGAGGCAATTTTGGGAGGACCTGTGCAATCAAGGTGGATGTATCCGATCGAAAGATACCTTGGCCATTTAAAGAAATATGTTGGAAACAATGCAAAACCCGAAGGCTCGATAGCAGAAGGTTATGTTGTTGAGGAAGCTATAACATTTTGTTCACACTATTTACGAGGTGTTGAATCAAAGTTAGATAAACGTGATAGAAATGTTGACAAAACCTCTAGTGATGCTCGAAGCTTTGCGTTAGATATTTTTAGATTGAATGGTCGAGGTGTTGGGAAGAAAGAAGTTCATATGCTTCCTACTAATCTTATGAAGAAAGCAATATGGTTTATCTTCAACAATTGTCAAGAGGTTCAACCGTACTTAga GGAACACTTACAAATTTTACAAAATCAACATCCGGAATCATCAGATTTTTCTGAGATGCAACAGTCTACATTCCCGGATTGGTTTGCAAAACGA GTTCGAGAGATGTATGCGCTCAATCCATCTCAAATTAATGAGGAGTTATATGCACTGTCTTGCCTTCCTGATAATCGAGTTTCGTCACAAAGGGGATACATAGTGAACGGAGTAAAATTTTTAGTTAAGTCAAGCGATGACTGCAGACAAACACAAAATTGTGGAGTTACGGTACCGGGCGTTCATAATGATATCGAGGACGATTACTATGGTTTGATACTGATCGACGAAGAAAGCACGTGA
- the LOC110894261 gene encoding uncharacterized protein LOC110894261 isoform X3, whose protein sequence is MSIPSISTFISKYSNPITLQILSHETLCSDSIICQLLKSKKFWQRLTQSIEVCRRLSTMWMFMLMMMVLTRARPEEDSRAPTNPLVAEGSASARVPRKNRRHSPAEPHVDQHVEQSAEQHANPPKRRGPSINHSVTRYLQNMPEGFKIPLTLDKATKAFIGTSATDFATELGIIVRDVFPMRFHKWDSVPEDVKTLMYEKLEGKFELLRTDNVLMEYVNSRLHIQWKRSRGVLSQHWKNNGGKTNPRLARLNMHGDCRNQDDWNHLCDYWESEKTRKYSDQMELNRRKQVNISRGGSRSIANHAFKIRNPETQLPPSPLEVYYKLHYNAKKKGWLNEDSRIVYDNICKQKEEAMARLNTEGTIVTTAMEHDVERKAIKSVCGRAKTIQSAWEVGVGPVLRKKDNWMKSAVESSQRDSTENEDLRNEVTELKEELKQSNEKYERVTQFLSQKYPDFESTISTNDADEDDGLNGLHNESDSTI, encoded by the exons ATGTCAATCCCCTCCATATCCACGTTTATTTCCAAATATTCAAACCCCATTACGCTCCAAATACTCTCTCATGAAACCCTCTGCTCTGACTCTATTATATGCCAGCTCTTGAAGTCGAAGAAGTTTTGGCAGAGACTCACTCAATCGATCGAGGTTTGCAGAAGATTAAG TACAATGTGGATGTTTATGTTAATGATGATGGTCCTTACAAGAGCTAGGCCTGAAGAAGATTCCCGAGCACCTACAAATCCGTTGGTGGCCGAGGGAAGCGCATCTGCTAGAGTGCCGAGGAAGAACCGTAGAC ATTCACCTGCAGAACCACATGTAGATCAACATGTAGAACAATCTGCAGAACAACATGCTAATCCCCCAAAGAGGCGTGGTCCAAGTATAAATCATAGCGTTACAAGGTATTTACAGAATATGCCGGAGGGTTTTAAAATTCCTTTGACACTAGATAAGGCCACAAAAGCCTTCATTGGGACTTCAGCAACCGATTTTGCAACCGAGTTAGGAATAATTGTTCGCGATGTTTTTCCGATGAGATTTCACAAATGGGATTCGGTACCGGAAGATGTGAAAACTTTGATGTATGAGAAATTAGAA GGAAAATTCGAGTTGCTGCGAACAGACAATGTATTAATGGAGTATGTAAATAGTCGACTACATATCCAGTGGAAACGCAGCAGAGGTGTTTTGAGTCAGCACTGGAAGAACAATGGAGGAAAAACGAATCCAAGGTTGGCAAGATTGAATATGCATGGTGATTGTCGAAATCAAGACGATTGGAATCATCTATGCGACTATTGGGAGTCAGAAAAAACCCGG AAATATAGTGATCAAATGGAACTTAACAGAAGAAAACAAGTAAATATAAGCAGGGGGGGCTCTCGGTCGATAGCCAATCATGCATTCAAAATT AGAAATCCCGAGACTCAGTTGCCACCTAGCCCATTAGAAGTTTACTACAAGTTGCACTATAATGCCAAGAAAAAAGGATGGCTAAATGAAGATTCACGTATTGTATAT GATAATATTTGTAAACAAAAAGAGGAGGCCATGGCTAGATTGAATACCGAAGGAACCATCGTTACTACTGCTATGGAACACGACGTGGAGAGAAAAGCCATCAAAAGTGTATGTGGCAGGGCTAAAACAATACAATCAGCATGGGAGGTAGGTGTTGGTCCTGTGTTAAGGAAAAAAGATAACTGGATGAAATCAGCAGTCGAATCATCTCAACGAGATTCAACTGAGAACGAAGATTTGAGAAATGAGGTTACTGAACTCAAGGAGGAATTGAAACAGAGTAACGAAAAATACGAAAGAGTGACCCAGTTCTTGAGCCAAAAATATCCAGATTTCGAGAGCACAATATCTACAAATGAtgctgatgaagatgatggtttGAATGGACTACACAACGAAAGTGACAGCACTATCTAG
- the LOC110894261 gene encoding uncharacterized protein LOC110894261 isoform X4, producing the protein MSIPSISTFISKYSNPITLQILSHETLCSDSIICQLLKSKKFWQRLTQSIEVCRRLSTMWMFMLMMMVLTRARPEEDSRAPTNPLVAEGSASARVPRKNRRQPHVDQHVEQSAEQHANPPKRRGPSINHSVTRYLQNMPEGFKIPLTLDKATKAFIGTSATDFATELGIIVRDVFPMRFHKWDSVPEDVKTLMYEKLEGKFELLRTDNVLMEYVNSRLHIQWKRSRGVLSQHWKNNGGKTNPRLARLNMHGDCRNQDDWNHLCDYWESEKTRKYSDQMELNRRKQVNISRGGSRSIANHAFKIRNPETQLPPSPLEVYYKLHYNAKKKGWLNEDSRIVYDNICKQKEEAMARLNTEGTIVTTAMEHDVERKAIKSVCGRAKTIQSAWEVGVGPVLRKKDNWMKSAVESSQRDSTENEDLRNEVTELKEELKQSNEKYERVTQFLSQKYPDFESTISTNDADEDDGLNGLHNESDSTI; encoded by the exons ATGTCAATCCCCTCCATATCCACGTTTATTTCCAAATATTCAAACCCCATTACGCTCCAAATACTCTCTCATGAAACCCTCTGCTCTGACTCTATTATATGCCAGCTCTTGAAGTCGAAGAAGTTTTGGCAGAGACTCACTCAATCGATCGAGGTTTGCAGAAGATTAAG TACAATGTGGATGTTTATGTTAATGATGATGGTCCTTACAAGAGCTAGGCCTGAAGAAGATTCCCGAGCACCTACAAATCCGTTGGTGGCCGAGGGAAGCGCATCTGCTAGAGTGCCGAGGAAGAACCGTAGAC AACCACATGTAGATCAACATGTAGAACAATCTGCAGAACAACATGCTAATCCCCCAAAGAGGCGTGGTCCAAGTATAAATCATAGCGTTACAAGGTATTTACAGAATATGCCGGAGGGTTTTAAAATTCCTTTGACACTAGATAAGGCCACAAAAGCCTTCATTGGGACTTCAGCAACCGATTTTGCAACCGAGTTAGGAATAATTGTTCGCGATGTTTTTCCGATGAGATTTCACAAATGGGATTCGGTACCGGAAGATGTGAAAACTTTGATGTATGAGAAATTAGAA GGAAAATTCGAGTTGCTGCGAACAGACAATGTATTAATGGAGTATGTAAATAGTCGACTACATATCCAGTGGAAACGCAGCAGAGGTGTTTTGAGTCAGCACTGGAAGAACAATGGAGGAAAAACGAATCCAAGGTTGGCAAGATTGAATATGCATGGTGATTGTCGAAATCAAGACGATTGGAATCATCTATGCGACTATTGGGAGTCAGAAAAAACCCGG AAATATAGTGATCAAATGGAACTTAACAGAAGAAAACAAGTAAATATAAGCAGGGGGGGCTCTCGGTCGATAGCCAATCATGCATTCAAAATT AGAAATCCCGAGACTCAGTTGCCACCTAGCCCATTAGAAGTTTACTACAAGTTGCACTATAATGCCAAGAAAAAAGGATGGCTAAATGAAGATTCACGTATTGTATAT GATAATATTTGTAAACAAAAAGAGGAGGCCATGGCTAGATTGAATACCGAAGGAACCATCGTTACTACTGCTATGGAACACGACGTGGAGAGAAAAGCCATCAAAAGTGTATGTGGCAGGGCTAAAACAATACAATCAGCATGGGAGGTAGGTGTTGGTCCTGTGTTAAGGAAAAAAGATAACTGGATGAAATCAGCAGTCGAATCATCTCAACGAGATTCAACTGAGAACGAAGATTTGAGAAATGAGGTTACTGAACTCAAGGAGGAATTGAAACAGAGTAACGAAAAATACGAAAGAGTGACCCAGTTCTTGAGCCAAAAATATCCAGATTTCGAGAGCACAATATCTACAAATGAtgctgatgaagatgatggtttGAATGGACTACACAACGAAAGTGACAGCACTATCTAG
- the LOC110894261 gene encoding uncharacterized protein LOC110894261 isoform X1 yields MSIPSISTFISKYSNPITLQILSHETLCSDSIICQLLKSKKFWQRLTQSIEVCRRLSTMWMFMLMMMVLTRARPEEDSRAPTNPLVAEGSASARVPRKNRRRKSKEITTTDSPAEPHVDQHVEQSAEQHANPPKRRGPSINHSVTRYLQNMPEGFKIPLTLDKATKAFIGTSATDFATELGIIVRDVFPMRFHKWDSVPEDVKTLMYEKLEGKFELLRTDNVLMEYVNSRLHIQWKRSRGVLSQHWKNNGGKTNPRLARLNMHGDCRNQDDWNHLCDYWESEKTRKYSDQMELNRRKQVNISRGGSRSIANHAFKIRNPETQLPPSPLEVYYKLHYNAKKKGWLNEDSRIVYDNICKQKEEAMARLNTEGTIVTTAMEHDVERKAIKSVCGRAKTIQSAWEVGVGPVLRKKDNWMKSAVESSQRDSTENEDLRNEVTELKEELKQSNEKYERVTQFLSQKYPDFESTISTNDADEDDGLNGLHNESDSTI; encoded by the exons ATGTCAATCCCCTCCATATCCACGTTTATTTCCAAATATTCAAACCCCATTACGCTCCAAATACTCTCTCATGAAACCCTCTGCTCTGACTCTATTATATGCCAGCTCTTGAAGTCGAAGAAGTTTTGGCAGAGACTCACTCAATCGATCGAGGTTTGCAGAAGATTAAG TACAATGTGGATGTTTATGTTAATGATGATGGTCCTTACAAGAGCTAGGCCTGAAGAAGATTCCCGAGCACCTACAAATCCGTTGGTGGCCGAGGGAAGCGCATCTGCTAGAGTGCCGAGGAAGAACCGTAGACGTAAGTCTAAAGAAATTACAACTACCG ATTCACCTGCAGAACCACATGTAGATCAACATGTAGAACAATCTGCAGAACAACATGCTAATCCCCCAAAGAGGCGTGGTCCAAGTATAAATCATAGCGTTACAAGGTATTTACAGAATATGCCGGAGGGTTTTAAAATTCCTTTGACACTAGATAAGGCCACAAAAGCCTTCATTGGGACTTCAGCAACCGATTTTGCAACCGAGTTAGGAATAATTGTTCGCGATGTTTTTCCGATGAGATTTCACAAATGGGATTCGGTACCGGAAGATGTGAAAACTTTGATGTATGAGAAATTAGAA GGAAAATTCGAGTTGCTGCGAACAGACAATGTATTAATGGAGTATGTAAATAGTCGACTACATATCCAGTGGAAACGCAGCAGAGGTGTTTTGAGTCAGCACTGGAAGAACAATGGAGGAAAAACGAATCCAAGGTTGGCAAGATTGAATATGCATGGTGATTGTCGAAATCAAGACGATTGGAATCATCTATGCGACTATTGGGAGTCAGAAAAAACCCGG AAATATAGTGATCAAATGGAACTTAACAGAAGAAAACAAGTAAATATAAGCAGGGGGGGCTCTCGGTCGATAGCCAATCATGCATTCAAAATT AGAAATCCCGAGACTCAGTTGCCACCTAGCCCATTAGAAGTTTACTACAAGTTGCACTATAATGCCAAGAAAAAAGGATGGCTAAATGAAGATTCACGTATTGTATAT GATAATATTTGTAAACAAAAAGAGGAGGCCATGGCTAGATTGAATACCGAAGGAACCATCGTTACTACTGCTATGGAACACGACGTGGAGAGAAAAGCCATCAAAAGTGTATGTGGCAGGGCTAAAACAATACAATCAGCATGGGAGGTAGGTGTTGGTCCTGTGTTAAGGAAAAAAGATAACTGGATGAAATCAGCAGTCGAATCATCTCAACGAGATTCAACTGAGAACGAAGATTTGAGAAATGAGGTTACTGAACTCAAGGAGGAATTGAAACAGAGTAACGAAAAATACGAAAGAGTGACCCAGTTCTTGAGCCAAAAATATCCAGATTTCGAGAGCACAATATCTACAAATGAtgctgatgaagatgatggtttGAATGGACTACACAACGAAAGTGACAGCACTATCTAG
- the LOC110894261 gene encoding uncharacterized protein LOC110894261 isoform X2, with protein MSIPSISTFISKYSNPITLQILSHETLCSDSIICQLLKSKKFWQRLTQSIEVCRRLSTMWMFMLMMMVLTRARPEEDSRAPTNPLVAEGSASARVPRKNRRRKSKEITTTEPHVDQHVEQSAEQHANPPKRRGPSINHSVTRYLQNMPEGFKIPLTLDKATKAFIGTSATDFATELGIIVRDVFPMRFHKWDSVPEDVKTLMYEKLEGKFELLRTDNVLMEYVNSRLHIQWKRSRGVLSQHWKNNGGKTNPRLARLNMHGDCRNQDDWNHLCDYWESEKTRKYSDQMELNRRKQVNISRGGSRSIANHAFKIRNPETQLPPSPLEVYYKLHYNAKKKGWLNEDSRIVYDNICKQKEEAMARLNTEGTIVTTAMEHDVERKAIKSVCGRAKTIQSAWEVGVGPVLRKKDNWMKSAVESSQRDSTENEDLRNEVTELKEELKQSNEKYERVTQFLSQKYPDFESTISTNDADEDDGLNGLHNESDSTI; from the exons ATGTCAATCCCCTCCATATCCACGTTTATTTCCAAATATTCAAACCCCATTACGCTCCAAATACTCTCTCATGAAACCCTCTGCTCTGACTCTATTATATGCCAGCTCTTGAAGTCGAAGAAGTTTTGGCAGAGACTCACTCAATCGATCGAGGTTTGCAGAAGATTAAG TACAATGTGGATGTTTATGTTAATGATGATGGTCCTTACAAGAGCTAGGCCTGAAGAAGATTCCCGAGCACCTACAAATCCGTTGGTGGCCGAGGGAAGCGCATCTGCTAGAGTGCCGAGGAAGAACCGTAGACGTAAGTCTAAAGAAATTACAACTACCG AACCACATGTAGATCAACATGTAGAACAATCTGCAGAACAACATGCTAATCCCCCAAAGAGGCGTGGTCCAAGTATAAATCATAGCGTTACAAGGTATTTACAGAATATGCCGGAGGGTTTTAAAATTCCTTTGACACTAGATAAGGCCACAAAAGCCTTCATTGGGACTTCAGCAACCGATTTTGCAACCGAGTTAGGAATAATTGTTCGCGATGTTTTTCCGATGAGATTTCACAAATGGGATTCGGTACCGGAAGATGTGAAAACTTTGATGTATGAGAAATTAGAA GGAAAATTCGAGTTGCTGCGAACAGACAATGTATTAATGGAGTATGTAAATAGTCGACTACATATCCAGTGGAAACGCAGCAGAGGTGTTTTGAGTCAGCACTGGAAGAACAATGGAGGAAAAACGAATCCAAGGTTGGCAAGATTGAATATGCATGGTGATTGTCGAAATCAAGACGATTGGAATCATCTATGCGACTATTGGGAGTCAGAAAAAACCCGG AAATATAGTGATCAAATGGAACTTAACAGAAGAAAACAAGTAAATATAAGCAGGGGGGGCTCTCGGTCGATAGCCAATCATGCATTCAAAATT AGAAATCCCGAGACTCAGTTGCCACCTAGCCCATTAGAAGTTTACTACAAGTTGCACTATAATGCCAAGAAAAAAGGATGGCTAAATGAAGATTCACGTATTGTATAT GATAATATTTGTAAACAAAAAGAGGAGGCCATGGCTAGATTGAATACCGAAGGAACCATCGTTACTACTGCTATGGAACACGACGTGGAGAGAAAAGCCATCAAAAGTGTATGTGGCAGGGCTAAAACAATACAATCAGCATGGGAGGTAGGTGTTGGTCCTGTGTTAAGGAAAAAAGATAACTGGATGAAATCAGCAGTCGAATCATCTCAACGAGATTCAACTGAGAACGAAGATTTGAGAAATGAGGTTACTGAACTCAAGGAGGAATTGAAACAGAGTAACGAAAAATACGAAAGAGTGACCCAGTTCTTGAGCCAAAAATATCCAGATTTCGAGAGCACAATATCTACAAATGAtgctgatgaagatgatggtttGAATGGACTACACAACGAAAGTGACAGCACTATCTAG
- the LOC110894261 gene encoding uncharacterized protein LOC110894261 isoform X5 codes for MPALEVEEVLAETHSIDRGLQKIKFPCSTMWMFMLMMMVLTRARPEEDSRAPTNPLVAEGSASARVPRKNRRRKSKEITTTDSPAEPHVDQHVEQSAEQHANPPKRRGPSINHSVTRYLQNMPEGFKIPLTLDKATKAFIGTSATDFATELGIIVRDVFPMRFHKWDSVPEDVKTLMYEKLEGKFELLRTDNVLMEYVNSRLHIQWKRSRGVLSQHWKNNGGKTNPRLARLNMHGDCRNQDDWNHLCDYWESEKTRKYSDQMELNRRKQVNISRGGSRSIANHAFKIRNPETQLPPSPLEVYYKLHYNAKKKGWLNEDSRIVYDNICKQKEEAMARLNTEGTIVTTAMEHDVERKAIKSVCGRAKTIQSAWEVGVGPVLRKKDNWMKSAVESSQRDSTENEDLRNEVTELKEELKQSNEKYERVTQFLSQKYPDFESTISTNDADEDDGLNGLHNESDSTI; via the exons ATGCCAGCTCTTGAAGTCGAAGAAGTTTTGGCAGAGACTCACTCAATCGATCGAGGTTTGCAGAAGATTAAG TTTCCTTGTAGTACAATGTGGATGTTTATGTTAATGATGATGGTCCTTACAAGAGCTAGGCCTGAAGAAGATTCCCGAGCACCTACAAATCCGTTGGTGGCCGAGGGAAGCGCATCTGCTAGAGTGCCGAGGAAGAACCGTAGACGTAAGTCTAAAGAAATTACAACTACCG ATTCACCTGCAGAACCACATGTAGATCAACATGTAGAACAATCTGCAGAACAACATGCTAATCCCCCAAAGAGGCGTGGTCCAAGTATAAATCATAGCGTTACAAGGTATTTACAGAATATGCCGGAGGGTTTTAAAATTCCTTTGACACTAGATAAGGCCACAAAAGCCTTCATTGGGACTTCAGCAACCGATTTTGCAACCGAGTTAGGAATAATTGTTCGCGATGTTTTTCCGATGAGATTTCACAAATGGGATTCGGTACCGGAAGATGTGAAAACTTTGATGTATGAGAAATTAGAA GGAAAATTCGAGTTGCTGCGAACAGACAATGTATTAATGGAGTATGTAAATAGTCGACTACATATCCAGTGGAAACGCAGCAGAGGTGTTTTGAGTCAGCACTGGAAGAACAATGGAGGAAAAACGAATCCAAGGTTGGCAAGATTGAATATGCATGGTGATTGTCGAAATCAAGACGATTGGAATCATCTATGCGACTATTGGGAGTCAGAAAAAACCCGG AAATATAGTGATCAAATGGAACTTAACAGAAGAAAACAAGTAAATATAAGCAGGGGGGGCTCTCGGTCGATAGCCAATCATGCATTCAAAATT AGAAATCCCGAGACTCAGTTGCCACCTAGCCCATTAGAAGTTTACTACAAGTTGCACTATAATGCCAAGAAAAAAGGATGGCTAAATGAAGATTCACGTATTGTATAT GATAATATTTGTAAACAAAAAGAGGAGGCCATGGCTAGATTGAATACCGAAGGAACCATCGTTACTACTGCTATGGAACACGACGTGGAGAGAAAAGCCATCAAAAGTGTATGTGGCAGGGCTAAAACAATACAATCAGCATGGGAGGTAGGTGTTGGTCCTGTGTTAAGGAAAAAAGATAACTGGATGAAATCAGCAGTCGAATCATCTCAACGAGATTCAACTGAGAACGAAGATTTGAGAAATGAGGTTACTGAACTCAAGGAGGAATTGAAACAGAGTAACGAAAAATACGAAAGAGTGACCCAGTTCTTGAGCCAAAAATATCCAGATTTCGAGAGCACAATATCTACAAATGAtgctgatgaagatgatggtttGAATGGACTACACAACGAAAGTGACAGCACTATCTAG